A stretch of Acidicapsa ligni DNA encodes these proteins:
- a CDS encoding Dps family protein, whose amino-acid sequence MSASATQSSGSPLTESSGESAAAIGEALRYLLADVFTLYLKTKNFHWHMSGPYFRDYHLLLDEHGDQLFAMTDPIAERGRKLGTLTLHSIGEVGRLQRIRDDDSSRVDAPTMLSLLCVDERHLASSMRAVHTLCDQSGDVATASLLENWIDESERRSWFLDEITSRS is encoded by the coding sequence GTGAGTGCAAGTGCAACGCAGAGTTCGGGATCGCCTCTGACGGAAAGCTCGGGTGAATCAGCTGCTGCAATTGGCGAGGCACTGCGTTATCTCTTGGCGGATGTCTTTACGCTCTATCTGAAGACGAAGAACTTCCATTGGCATATGAGCGGACCATATTTTCGCGATTACCACCTGCTACTGGATGAGCATGGTGATCAATTGTTTGCTATGACAGATCCGATTGCAGAACGCGGCCGAAAACTTGGAACTCTCACACTGCATTCCATCGGCGAGGTGGGCCGTCTGCAGCGAATCAGGGACGATGACTCGAGCCGGGTCGACGCGCCGACGATGTTGTCATTGCTCTGCGTGGACGAGCGGCACCTGGCATCGTCGATGCGCGCCGTGCACACTCTCTGTGATCAATCCGGAGATGTGGCGACCGCCAGTCTTCTCGAAAACTGGATTGACGAAAGCGAGCGCCGTTCCTGGTTCCTGGATGAGATCACGAGTCGTTCCTAA
- a CDS encoding response regulator transcription factor has translation MQNVEGSICLVDDDLGFREALTEQLYSLGFVITSYGSAAEYLSARTDAAVSCLILDLHLPDINGLELQRQLASGEAPQIVFISGRGDIPSSVRAMKAGAVEFLTKPIDEDALLKAIHAALAKFRRQKRHRDIFLSLKQRFDSLTPREKEVFPLIIGGALNKQAAAALGIQEVTIQVHRSQIMRKMEAASFADLVRMGVKLGISPTRLSPTLQSR, from the coding sequence ATGCAAAATGTAGAAGGCTCGATCTGTTTGGTTGACGATGATCTCGGCTTTCGCGAGGCTTTGACGGAACAGTTGTATTCACTGGGATTCGTCATTACCTCTTACGGGTCTGCCGCTGAGTACCTCAGTGCCCGGACTGACGCGGCAGTTTCCTGTCTTATCCTGGATCTCCATTTGCCCGATATCAACGGGCTTGAGTTGCAGCGTCAACTCGCATCCGGGGAAGCTCCACAGATCGTGTTCATTAGCGGCCGAGGTGATATTCCATCGAGCGTCCGGGCGATGAAGGCAGGCGCCGTCGAGTTCCTCACGAAACCCATCGATGAAGACGCCCTCCTAAAAGCAATCCATGCGGCATTGGCAAAATTCCGAAGGCAAAAAAGGCATCGGGACATCTTCCTCTCATTGAAGCAACGTTTCGATTCGTTGACGCCGCGGGAAAAAGAAGTGTTTCCTTTGATCATCGGCGGAGCGCTCAATAAACAGGCGGCTGCAGCATTAGGCATCCAAGAAGTGACGATTCAAGTACACAGGTCACAGATCATGAGAAAGATGGAAGCGGCCAGCTTTGCGGACTTGGTGAGAATGGGAGTCAAACTCGGCATTTCTCCGACTCGGCTGTCCCCAACGCTTCAAAGCCGCTAA
- a CDS encoding response regulator transcription factor: MIAIVDDDFRIRESLVNLLEAEEYAVKAYSSAEEFIADNERTVVDCLISDISMPGIGGLELLQRMRSEHPAIPVIMITARGRRFDEEPFIKAGAQAILHKPFDCAELLHAVTNALAARRRQ; the protein is encoded by the coding sequence ATGATAGCGATTGTCGATGATGACTTCCGGATTCGTGAGTCTCTCGTAAATTTGCTTGAGGCTGAAGAATACGCCGTGAAAGCCTATTCATCTGCCGAAGAATTTATCGCAGATAACGAACGTACCGTCGTGGATTGCTTAATTTCCGATATCTCTATGCCGGGCATTGGAGGATTGGAATTACTACAACGGATGCGGTCAGAGCATCCTGCGATTCCGGTCATTATGATTACGGCACGCGGCCGTCGATTTGATGAAGAGCCCTTCATAAAGGCCGGAGCACAAGCCATTCTTCACAAACCCTTTGATTGTGCCGAACTCCTTCATGCGGTTACGAACGCTTTGGCCGCACGGCGTCGCCAGTAG
- a CDS encoding alpha/beta hydrolase, protein MNNDSKGNLPETPAFTRRSVLVGGAMLAASTQLPGIAFAQSSHIAGAPGTNHNASGGNQMSYITTKDGTSIYYKDWGKGPVITFSHGWPLNADAWDGQMLFLVQNGYRCVAHDRRGHGRSSQAATGNDMNGYADDLAAVIEHLDLKDATLIGHSTGGGEVARYVGRHGTKRVKKLVLLSAVPPVMLKSDSNPDGLPMEVFDGIRKSTFDDRSQFWKDLAVTFFGANKGTKVSQGLIDEFWLWGMQCGLLNAYESIKAFSETDMTEDLKKIDVPTLVLHGEADQIVPITDSAYKSAKLIKGVKEIYWPGAPHGMFATHQDQVNAALLEFIRS, encoded by the coding sequence ATGAACAACGATTCCAAGGGCAATCTTCCAGAAACTCCTGCATTCACTCGACGCTCAGTTCTCGTTGGCGGTGCCATGCTCGCTGCCTCAACACAGCTCCCGGGCATAGCCTTTGCTCAGTCAAGCCACATTGCGGGCGCTCCCGGCACCAATCACAATGCTTCAGGAGGAAATCAAATGAGCTATATCACGACGAAAGACGGGACTTCGATTTACTACAAGGACTGGGGTAAAGGACCCGTGATTACCTTCTCTCACGGCTGGCCCCTTAACGCCGATGCATGGGATGGCCAGATGCTCTTCCTGGTGCAAAACGGCTACCGCTGCGTTGCACATGACAGACGCGGCCACGGCCGGTCCAGTCAGGCCGCTACCGGCAATGATATGAATGGCTATGCCGACGATCTAGCCGCCGTCATTGAGCATCTCGATCTCAAGGACGCGACTCTCATCGGTCATTCGACCGGTGGCGGAGAAGTCGCACGGTATGTGGGTCGGCATGGGACCAAGAGGGTGAAAAAGCTCGTTCTGCTGTCCGCCGTACCGCCAGTCATGCTCAAGAGTGATTCCAACCCCGACGGCCTGCCTATGGAGGTCTTCGACGGAATCCGTAAGAGCACATTTGACGATCGCTCTCAATTCTGGAAGGACCTGGCGGTGACGTTCTTTGGGGCGAACAAGGGCACCAAAGTCTCGCAGGGGCTCATCGACGAGTTCTGGCTATGGGGCATGCAATGCGGCCTCTTGAATGCGTATGAGAGCATCAAGGCCTTTTCCGAGACAGACATGACCGAGGATTTGAAGAAGATCGACGTGCCGACCCTCGTGTTGCACGGAGAGGCTGACCAGATCGTCCCCATCACGGATTCTGCGTATAAATCAGCCAAACTGATCAAGGGCGTCAAGGAAATTTATTGGCCCGGCGCGCCCCATGGGATGTTCGCTACCCATCAAGATCAGGTTAACGCCGCCTTGCTTGAGTTCATTCGCAGCTAA
- a CDS encoding zinc-binding alcohol dehydrogenase family protein, with protein sequence MKAVGYKKPLPISDPASLLDVEIAEPTAEGRDLLVEIRAVSVNPVDVKVRASAVVPEGADYKILGWDAAGIVRSVGPKATLFKPGDEVFYAGSLTRPGTNAELHLVDERIVGRKPKSISFAQAAALPLTTITAWELLFDRLGVRRGGGTTDGSLLIIGGSGGVGSILIQLAAKLTTLNVIATASRPETQKWCLDLGAHFVIDHSKPLAAQLLQLGTPQVELIASLTATESHYPGLVEVLAPQGRFGLIDDPKSLDATPLKRKCASLHWEFMFARSMFDTPDVMEQYALLNEAADLIDSGKLRTTLSNVFGTINATNLRRAHELIESGRAHGKIVLEGFDK encoded by the coding sequence ATGAAAGCTGTCGGTTACAAGAAGCCATTACCTATCTCCGATCCGGCGTCGCTGCTGGACGTCGAGATCGCTGAGCCCACTGCTGAAGGTAGGGACCTGCTCGTGGAGATCCGAGCGGTATCTGTAAACCCGGTTGATGTTAAGGTCCGGGCAAGCGCTGTCGTTCCGGAGGGCGCCGACTACAAAATCTTAGGTTGGGATGCCGCCGGGATTGTGCGGTCGGTCGGCCCTAAAGCGACCCTGTTCAAACCAGGCGATGAAGTCTTCTATGCGGGGTCCTTAACAAGACCTGGCACGAATGCAGAACTCCATCTCGTCGATGAGCGAATTGTTGGCCGAAAGCCGAAATCCATCTCCTTTGCGCAGGCCGCTGCTTTGCCTCTGACCACCATCACGGCGTGGGAGCTGCTCTTCGATCGGCTCGGTGTGCGGCGGGGTGGAGGCACGACCGACGGCAGTCTCCTCATCATCGGAGGCAGCGGAGGGGTTGGGTCGATTCTCATTCAACTAGCAGCCAAGCTGACGACATTGAATGTCATTGCGACTGCGTCCAGACCCGAAACCCAGAAGTGGTGCCTCGACCTAGGAGCGCATTTTGTCATCGACCATTCCAAGCCGCTCGCAGCGCAACTGCTGCAATTGGGAACGCCGCAGGTCGAACTGATTGCTAGCCTAACCGCGACGGAGAGTCACTATCCTGGCCTTGTCGAGGTCCTGGCCCCTCAAGGACGATTCGGTCTGATCGACGATCCGAAATCCCTCGACGCCACTCCTCTTAAGCGGAAGTGCGCCTCGCTGCATTGGGAATTCATGTTTGCTCGCTCGATGTTCGATACGCCCGACGTGATGGAACAATATGCCCTGCTCAATGAAGCCGCCGATTTGATCGACTCCGGAAAGTTGCGGACGACGCTATCGAACGTCTTCGGAACGATCAACGCCACAAATCTTCGCCGCGCACATGAGTTGATCGAGAGCGGCCGCGCACACGGGAAGATCGTACTAGAGGGTTTCGATAAGTAG
- a CDS encoding cupin domain-containing protein yields the protein MADLDETIKSARFDVFDLVKEFPENADTLLVDRYLVSRQTASARIFRVYRGTPPHYHEQCDEFLYVLSGRGTFWMETPENGGEFAPGSFLFFRKHTIHALPEILEGPVEFLSIDTPRRDPKDIHFVNPEDGTPESFIQAVK from the coding sequence ATGGCAGACCTGGATGAAACAATCAAGTCGGCACGGTTCGATGTCTTCGATCTCGTGAAAGAGTTTCCCGAAAACGCGGATACGCTCCTGGTGGACCGCTACCTAGTCAGCCGGCAAACGGCGAGCGCAAGGATCTTCCGGGTCTACCGCGGGACACCGCCGCACTATCACGAACAGTGCGACGAGTTCCTTTACGTTTTGTCCGGCCGTGGCACTTTTTGGATGGAGACGCCGGAGAACGGTGGTGAGTTTGCACCAGGTAGCTTCCTCTTCTTTCGAAAGCACACCATCCATGCGTTGCCTGAAATTCTCGAAGGACCGGTGGAGTTTCTTTCCATCGATACTCCGCGGCGGGATCCGAAAGACATTCACTTCGTGAACCCGGAAGATGGCACTCCAGAAAGCTTCATCCAGGCAGTCAAATGA
- a CDS encoding major royal jelly family protein — MRKALIAAVSLGSGVALAAQSPTYGLTVAYRLQDAVTGVTTTDYGRVFVLYPHLDGAAGIRIAELGSDGTPRPYPDSRWNDWKPGDDPAKSFLGTNSLRIGPDGRLWVVDTGTRGFGAQVIPHGAKLIAINVKTNTVERVYPLETAITPTSYVDDVRFNKSHAYLTDAGTPGIIVLDLGSGSTRRVLDHDKSTTAQVPVSASGSTLVANQKPVRINADQLEISPDRKWFYYQPACGPLYRIETRYLDDPRISAEELSRNAKLWVKTPSTGGTAMDAQGNIYLSDVNARRILKITPAGVTTTLLKDTRLDWVDAMWIDKKGTLWMPTAQLDRLPMFHAGKSQLKLPVVIYTTELGVRPE, encoded by the coding sequence ATGCGCAAAGCCCTAATTGCGGCTGTGTCATTGGGTTCCGGCGTGGCCTTAGCAGCCCAATCACCCACGTACGGATTGACGGTCGCCTATCGGCTGCAGGACGCCGTCACTGGTGTTACGACAACTGACTACGGTAGAGTCTTTGTGCTGTATCCCCATCTGGATGGTGCTGCAGGGATTCGCATTGCCGAGCTGGGCAGCGACGGAACGCCCCGGCCCTACCCGGACAGCCGATGGAACGACTGGAAGCCCGGAGATGATCCGGCTAAGAGCTTTCTCGGTACGAACTCACTTCGTATAGGGCCTGACGGCCGACTGTGGGTGGTCGATACTGGGACTCGCGGATTTGGAGCTCAGGTCATACCCCATGGCGCGAAACTGATTGCCATCAATGTCAAGACGAACACAGTAGAGCGCGTCTATCCGCTCGAAACCGCTATAACCCCGACAAGTTATGTGGATGACGTTCGATTCAACAAGAGCCACGCATACCTGACTGACGCGGGAACTCCCGGGATCATCGTGCTCGATTTGGGATCGGGGTCTACGCGCCGCGTCCTGGACCACGACAAGTCCACAACGGCGCAGGTTCCGGTCTCCGCCAGTGGTTCGACTTTAGTAGCCAATCAGAAGCCCGTCCGTATCAACGCGGATCAACTCGAAATTTCTCCGGATCGCAAATGGTTCTACTACCAGCCGGCATGTGGGCCGCTATACCGCATTGAAACACGGTACCTCGATGATCCACGCATCAGTGCTGAAGAGCTTTCGCGAAATGCTAAGCTTTGGGTGAAGACGCCGTCAACGGGCGGAACAGCAATGGACGCCCAAGGCAACATCTACCTCTCCGACGTCAACGCTCGTCGCATTCTGAAGATAACCCCGGCAGGCGTTACGACCACCCTTTTAAAAGACACAAGATTGGATTGGGTGGATGCCATGTGGATCGATAAGAAGGGCACTCTCTGGATGCCCACCGCGCAACTCGATCGTCTGCCGATGTTCCATGCTGGCAAGTCTCAGCTAAAGCTGCCGGTCGTTATCTATACCACTGAGCTTGGGGTGCGGCCAGAGTAG
- a CDS encoding polysaccharide deacetylase family protein — translation MPQSGPFWPNDARLVISVSMQMEGGAQPESGAESPMPKIDPKYPDIPASKWYDYGYKEGLPRLLDMFDRRNVKVTSHMVGVAVEKHPALAKEIVQRGHEASGHGQTWTAQYSMTPEEERHAYQQSIETIERATGTRPLGFNAFWLRGTPHTLEILQSLGFIYHIDDVSRDEPFLVNVKDKPFAVVPYTLHMNDIVNYESRYFNVSMYADDLKMEFDALYEEAGHRRRMMSVSAHDRIAGRPSRAKVLEEFITYAQSHPGVVFMRKDEIAKFALREPSIVRENI, via the coding sequence ATGCCCCAATCAGGACCGTTTTGGCCGAACGACGCTCGCCTTGTGATTTCGGTCTCGATGCAGATGGAAGGGGGAGCCCAACCGGAGAGCGGCGCGGAAAGCCCGATGCCGAAGATCGATCCCAAATATCCCGACATACCCGCCAGCAAGTGGTATGACTACGGCTATAAAGAAGGACTTCCGCGGCTTCTCGACATGTTCGATAGAAGGAACGTAAAAGTGACTTCGCACATGGTTGGCGTAGCCGTCGAGAAGCATCCCGCACTCGCAAAGGAGATCGTGCAAAGAGGGCACGAGGCTTCAGGACATGGGCAGACCTGGACCGCGCAATATTCGATGACGCCCGAAGAAGAGCGCCATGCCTACCAGCAGAGTATTGAAACGATCGAACGGGCTACAGGGACTCGGCCGCTTGGGTTCAATGCCTTCTGGCTGCGCGGCACGCCACATACGCTCGAGATTCTCCAGTCGCTCGGCTTCATTTACCACATCGATGATGTCAGCCGCGACGAACCGTTCCTGGTCAATGTGAAGGACAAGCCATTCGCTGTAGTCCCATACACGTTGCACATGAATGACATCGTGAACTACGAATCGCGCTACTTCAACGTCTCGATGTATGCGGACGATCTCAAGATGGAATTCGACGCCTTATACGAAGAGGCTGGTCACCGGCGCAGGATGATGTCGGTGAGCGCTCACGACCGTATTGCGGGTCGGCCATCGCGTGCCAAGGTTCTCGAAGAGTTCATTACATACGCGCAGTCCCACCCTGGGGTCGTATTCATGCGCAAAGACGAAATTGCAAAGTTTGCTCTGCGAGAGCCCAGCATCGTGCGCGAGAACATTTGA
- a CDS encoding SDR family oxidoreductase, with translation MKTLKDQRVLVVGGSSGIGLATAAAALAAGAHVTIASHDASKLKDAQSRLGEVEVYNVDTRDNDSIEAMFTQLGAFDHIVVSAAATKGGPVRELALEDAYSSMESKFWGAYRIARSAPIKEDGSLTLISGFLSRRPSPTSVLQGAINAALEALVRGLALEIAPIRVNAVSPGLIDTPLYAKLPEDKRNAMFEATKQRLPLRRIGAPEDIAQAALFLATNPFVTGTVITVDGGATIA, from the coding sequence ATGAAAACACTCAAAGATCAACGCGTACTTGTCGTCGGTGGAAGCTCCGGAATCGGGCTGGCCACAGCGGCTGCTGCCCTCGCGGCTGGCGCCCATGTGACGATTGCGTCTCATGACGCGAGCAAATTGAAGGATGCACAATCCCGGTTGGGCGAGGTCGAGGTATACAACGTCGACACCCGCGACAATGACAGCATCGAGGCCATGTTCACGCAATTGGGGGCTTTTGATCACATCGTTGTGTCCGCCGCAGCGACGAAGGGCGGCCCGGTTCGAGAGCTTGCCTTGGAGGATGCCTATTCCTCCATGGAATCCAAGTTCTGGGGCGCATATCGAATTGCCCGCTCCGCTCCGATCAAAGAAGACGGCTCTCTTACCTTGATCTCTGGCTTTCTCAGCCGGAGACCGAGCCCGACCTCAGTCTTACAAGGAGCCATCAATGCCGCCCTCGAAGCGCTCGTCCGGGGACTGGCTTTGGAAATTGCCCCAATCCGCGTGAATGCAGTCTCCCCTGGATTGATCGACACCCCTCTCTACGCGAAGTTGCCGGAGGACAAGCGCAATGCGATGTTTGAGGCGACCAAGCAACGTCTTCCCCTCCGGCGAATTGGGGCGCCGGAAGATATCGCCCAAGCTGCGCTCTTCCTGGCGACGAATCCGTTTGTGACCGGAACGGTCATCACTGTCGATGGCGGCGCAACAATCGCCTAA
- a CDS encoding ester cyclase — MMKSTNLYRARLLGSCACLIFGVNAFAQQPGHTVLGKPDVLIVAGDLAPQQRDQLLEAARKFYEFWNTADPATLQSVISPRFVDRALPAGRPQGPTGPLIAIQNFKRAVPDLRCEITQQIVVSDRVVSHLRFTGHFSGTFAGTKGQGQTVDFIATDILRIQQGRITDNWHLEDNLTFLQQIGQVKH, encoded by the coding sequence ATGATGAAATCCACAAATCTCTATCGAGCGCGATTACTAGGATCATGTGCCTGCCTGATCTTCGGTGTTAACGCATTCGCACAGCAACCAGGTCATACCGTTCTTGGAAAGCCTGACGTCTTGATCGTCGCTGGGGATCTGGCGCCGCAACAGCGTGACCAGTTGTTGGAGGCGGCGAGGAAGTTCTACGAGTTCTGGAACACCGCCGATCCGGCCACCCTACAGTCGGTGATTTCACCGAGGTTTGTGGATCGAGCGCTGCCTGCGGGAAGACCACAAGGGCCAACAGGCCCGCTCATTGCGATTCAGAATTTCAAAAGGGCTGTCCCTGATCTCCGTTGCGAAATCACCCAGCAGATCGTGGTATCCGATCGAGTCGTCTCGCACCTGCGGTTCACCGGTCATTTCAGCGGTACCTTCGCCGGCACGAAGGGGCAGGGACAAACGGTCGATTTCATCGCGACTGACATTCTTCGGATCCAACAGGGCCGCATTACTGACAACTGGCACCTGGAGGACAACTTGACCTTCCTGCAACAGATCGGACAAGTCAAACATTGA